The Nymphalis io chromosome 14, ilAglIoxx1.1, whole genome shotgun sequence genome has a segment encoding these proteins:
- the LOC126773171 gene encoding sodium channel protein para isoform X18, giving the protein MSEDLDSISEEEQSLFRPFTRESLAVIEARIAEEHAKQKELEKKRAEGETDLGRTKKKKEVRYDDEDEDEGPQPDATLEQGLPLPVRMQGSFPLELASTPLEDIDPFYHNQTTFVVISKGKDIFRFSATNALWILDPFNPIRRVAIYILVHPLFSLFIITTILVNCILMIMPTTPTVESTEVIFTGIYTFESAVKVMARGFILQPFTYLRDAWNWLDFVVIALAYVTMGIDLGNLAALRTFRVLRALKTVAIVPGLKTIVGAVIESVKNLRDVIILTMFSLSVFALMGLQIYMGVLTQKCIKVFPEDGSWGNLTDENWERFCQNETNWYGEDGDYPLCGNSSGAGQCEPGYICLQGYGPNPNYGYTSFDTFGWAFLSAFRLMTQDYWENLYQLVLRSAGSWHVLFFVVIIFLGSFYLVNLILAIVAMSYDELQKKAEEEEQAEEEALREAEQKAAARADKQEAREAHAREQAAAAEAAAYAEAHPAKSPSDSSCQSYELFVNQERGNQDDNTRERMSLRSDPFQDSVSTQPTHKPTANESHHEPARRQRKVSMASLSLPGSPFNLRRGSRGSHQMALRPNGRNRYPPGADRKPLVLSTYLDAQEHLPYADDSNAVTPMSEENGAIIIPVYYANLGSRHSSYTSHQSRLSYTSHGDLLGGKAQTKEARLRGRSASRNHSVTSQPHAYPLPRQDSSLASRPLREYEISTTECTDEAGKVLKQSNDNPFIESSQQPNVVDMRDVMVLNEIIEQAGRQSRASEQNVSVYYFPTAEDDEDGPTFKERLLECFMKGIDFFCVWDCCWLWLEFQKYVALLVFDPFVELFITLCIVVNTLFMALDHHDMDRDMEKALKSGNYFFTATFGIEAMLKLIAMSPKFYFQEGWNVFDFIIVALSLLELGLEGVQGLSVLRSFRLLRVFKLAKSWPALNLIISIMGRTVGALGNLTFVLCIIIFIFAVMGMQLFGKNYTDYVDRFPDGDLPRWNFTDFMHSFMIVFRVLCGEWIESMWDCMLVGDVSCIPFFLATVVIGNLVVLNLFLALLLSNFGSSNLSSPTADQDTNKIAEAFNRISRFIDWVKKNAADVLKLVKNKLTNQIAIHAPERVDNELELGADLDDGVLYKDKKLKDQVEVAIGDGMEFTIPGDNKYKKGKILMNNINAITDNHTDNRINCELNHHGYPIQDDDTISQKSYGSHKIRSFKDESHKGSADTIDGEEKKDASKEELGLEEEMIPEEEVGQVDLAKLDIKAVEGDGILEDSPADCCPEPCYARFPFLAGDDESPFWQGWAMLRLKTFRLIENTYFETAVITMILLSSLALALEDVHLPHRPILQDILYYMDRIFTVIFFIEMLIKWLALGFQKYFTNAWCWLDFIIVMVSLINFVAALCGAGGIQAFKTMRTLRALRPLRAMSRMQGMRVVVNALVQAIPSIFNVLLVCLIFWLIFAIMGVQLFAGKYFKCVDMNHTTLSHEIIPDRNACILENYTWENSPMNFDHVGKAYLCLFQVATFKGWIQIMNDAIDSREVGRQPIRETNIYMYLYFVFFIIFGSFFTLNLFIGVIIDNFNEQKKKAGGSLEMFMTEDQKKYYNAMKKMGSKKPLKAIPRPRWRPQAIVFEIVTDKKFDMIIMLFIGLNMLTMTLDHYQQSETFSAVLDYLNMIFIVIFSSECLLKIFALRYHYFVEPWNLFDFVVVMFSILSLVLSDIIEKYFVSPTLLRVVRVAKVGRVLRLVKGAKGIRTLLFALAMSLPALFNICLLLFLVMFIFAIFGMSFFMHVKDKGGLDDVYNFKTFVQSMILLFQMSTSAGWDGVLDGIINEEECDLPDNERGSPGNCGSATIGITYLLSYLVISFLIVINMYIAVILENYSQATEDVQEGLTDDDYDMYYEIWQRFDPEGTQYIRYDQLSDFLDVLEPPLQIHKPNKYKIISMDIPICRGDMMFCVDILDALTKDFFARKGNPIEEPVDVGRPDEVGYEPVSSTLWRQREEYCARLIQHAWRRHRRAQSPGGGSASGAEGGGASGPEAEGAPTAVLLDAGAGGAHRVVLQAAGAAPRPPEPAPPPAPV; this is encoded by the exons ATGTCCGAGGACTTGGACTCGATCAGCGAGGAAGAACAAAGCTTGTTCCGACCCTTCACCCGAGAGTCATTGGCCGTAATCGAGGCCCGCATAGCTGAAGAGCATGCCAAGCAAAAAGAACTCGAGAAAAAACGAGCGGAAGGCGAG ACCGATTTGGGGCGGacgaaaaagaaaaaagaa GTGCGGTACGATGATGAGGATGAAGATGAAGGTCCCCAACCAGATGCGACCTTGGAGCAGGGCCTGCCGCTGCCGGTGCGCATGCAGGGCTCCTTTCCTCTCGAACTCGCCTCCACACCACTCGAGGACATCGATCCTTTCTACCACAACCAAACA ACATTCGTAGTCATAAGCAAGGGTAAAGACATCTTCAGATTTTCGGCGACTAATGCCTTGTGGATATTGGATCCATTTAATCCAATAAGAAGAGTGgccatatatatattagtgcATCCTTTATTCTCTCTGTTCATTATTACCACAATTCTTGTGAATTGTATACTCATGATAATGCCTACCACACCAACTGTCGAAAGTACtga AGTTATCTTTACCGGCATCTACACCTTTGAATCGGCGGTGAAAGTAATGGCCAGGGGTTTCATACTACAGCCATTCACATACCTTAGAGATGCATGGAATTGGCTTGACTTCGTAGTTATAGCTTTAGC TTATGTGACGATGGGCATAGATCTCGGCAACTTGGCCGCTCTAAGAACGTTCAGAGTTCTCCGAGCTTTGAAGACTGTGGCCATCGTACcgg GCTTGAAGACTATTGTGGGTGCGGTGATAGAGTCGGTGAAAAATCTTCGAGATGTGATAATATTGACGATGTTTTCACTATCTGTGTTCGCACTTATGGGTCTGCAAATCTATATGGGGGTCTTGACACAGAAATGTATTAAAGTCTTTCCGGAAGACGGTAGTTGGGGTAACCTCACCGATGAGAACTGGGAAAGATTTTGTCAAAATGAAA CAAATTGGTACGGAGAAGACGGAGACTACCCCCTTTGTGGAAATTCATCAGGAGCAGG ACAATGTGAACCAGGCTACATATGTTTACAAGGCTATGGACCAAACCCTAACTACGGATATACGAGTTTTGACACGTTTGGTTGGGCTTTCCTATCAGCTTTTCGACTCATGACACAGGACTATTGGGAAAATCTTTATCAACTG GTGCTAAGGTCAGCGGGTTCATGGCACGTCTTGTTCTTCGTAGTGATCATATTCTTGGGCTCATTCTATCTCGTCAACTTGATTTTGGCTATCGTCGCCATGTCATATGATGAGTTACAAAAGAAAGCTGAAGAAGAGGAACAAGCCGAAGAAGAAGCTCTTAGG GAAGCGGAACAAAAAGCGGCAGCCAGAGCGGATAAGCAGGAAGCCAGGGAAGCCCATGCTCGCGAGCAGGCTGCAGCAGCAGAGGCGGCGGCGTACGCCGAGGCACATCCCGCTAAATCTCCCAGCGACTCTTCCTGTCAGAGCTACGAGCTGTTCGTGAACCAGGAGCGGGGCAACCAGGACGACAATACGCGCGAGCGCATGTCCCTCCGTAGCGACCCCTTCCAGGACTCGGTGAGCACTCAGCCCACGCACAAGCCAACCGCCAACGAATCGCACCACGAACCGGCACGCCGACAGAGGAAGGTCAGCATG GCTTCATTGTCACTTCCTGGATCACCGTTCAATTTACGTCGAGGATCTCGTGGGTCGCATCAAATGGCTTTAAGACCGAACGGAAGAAATCGATATCCACCTGGAGCTGATCGAAAACCACTTGTCCTTTCAACATACTTGGATGCACAGGAACATCTGCCATATGCTGACGATTCAAATGCTGTCACACCAATGTCTGAAGAAAATGGTGCTATAATTATACCTGTGTACTACGCCAATTTAG gtTCAAGACATTCTTCTTACACGTCGCATCAATCTCGATTGTCGTACACTTCACACGGTGACTTATTAGGTGGAAAAGCGCAAACGAAGGAAGCAAGGCTAAGAGGACGATCGGCATCCAGAAATCACAGCGTTACGTCACAACCGCATGCCTACCCACTGCCAAGACAAGATTCGTCGCTCGCATCTAGACCGCTTAGAGAATAT GAAATAAGCACAACGGAATGTACAGATGAGGCTGGCAAAGTATTAAAACAATCTAACGACAATCCTTTTATAGAGTCATCGCAGCAGCCCAACGTTGTAGATATGAGAG ATGTTATGGTActaaatgaaattattgaacAAGCGGGCAGACAAAGTAGAGCCAGTGAGCAAAACG TGTCAGTGTACTACTTCCCAACAGCAGAAGACGATGAGGATGGACCCACCTTCAAAGAAAGACTCCTCGAGTGCTTTATGAAAGGAATAGACTTCTTTTGTGTTTGGGACTGCTGTTGGTTATGGCTGGAGTTCCAAAAATACGTGGCTCTTCTGGTGTTCGACCCATTCGTAGAACTGTTTATCACCTTATGTATTGTGGTCAACACTTTGTTTATGGCTTTGGACCATCATGATATGGATCGAGATATGGAAAAGGCGCTAAAAAGTGGCAACTAT ttctTCACTGCAACCTTTGGTATAGAAGCCATGCTAAAATTAATAGCTATGAGCCCGaagttttattttcaagaaGGTTGGAACGTTTTTGATTTTATCATCGTGGCCTTATCGTTATTAGAATTGGGTCTGGAAGGTGTACAGGGTTTGTCAGTGTTACGTTCATTTCGTTTG cTGCGTGTATTTAAACTGGCTAAGTCTTGGCCGGCGCTAAACCTTATTATATCCATAATGGGTAGGACAGTGGGAGCTTTAGGGAACTTGACCTTTGTACTTTGCatcattatattcatatttgcgGTGATGGGAATGCAGTTATTTGGGAAAAACTATACAG ACTATGTAGACCGTTTTCCGGACGGAGATCTTCCCCGTTGGAACTTCACCGACTTCATGCACAGCTTCATGATAGTCTTTCGAGTGCTATGTGGAGAATGGATAGAAAGCATGTGGGATTGTATGCTCGTTGGAGACGTGTCCTGCATACCATTCTTCTTAGCTACCGTTGTCATTGGTAATCTTGTG gttCTCAACCTCTTCTTGGCCCTGTTACTGTCAAACTTTGGGTCATCTAACTTATCGTCGCCGACAGCCGATCAAGACACCAACAAAATAGCTGAAGCATTTAACAGAATATCGAGATTCATAGATTGGGTTAAAAAGAACGCAGCCGACGTCTTAAAGTTGgtgaaaaataaacttacaaacCAAATAGCCATACACGCTCCCG AACGGGTGGATAACGAGCTGGAATTAGGTGCTGACCTTGATGATGGAGTACTGTATAAAGATAAGAAACTAAAAGACCAAGTAGAAGTAGCAATCGGTGACGGCATGGAATTTACAATACCag GTGACAATAAGTACAAGAAAGGTAAAATACTAATGAATAATATCAATGCAATAACCGATAACCACACAGACAATAGAATTAATTGTGAACTTAATCATCATGGATACCCTATTCAG GACGATGATACTATAAGTCAGAAATCATACGGAAGTCACAAAATTAGATCTTTTAAAGATGAAAGTCACAAAGGTTCAGCAGACACCATCGATGGTGAAGAAAAAAAAGACGCCAGTAAAGAAGAATTAGGGCTAGAGGaag AAATGATACCAGAAGAAGAGGTTGGTCAAGTGGATCTGGCTAAATTGGACATAAAAGCTGTAGAGGGTGATGGCATTCTTGAAGACTCTCCAGCAGACTGCTGTCCAGAACCTTGTTATGCGCGCTTCCCCTTTTTAGCTGGAGATGACGAATCTCCATTCTGGCAAGGATGGGCCATGTTGAGACTGAAAACCTTCCGACTTATTGAAAATACATACTTTGAAACGGCTGTGATAACTATGATTTTACTCAGTAGTTTGGCTTTG GCTCTAGAAGATGTTCATTTACCACATCGGCCGATACTTCAAGATATCCTCTATTATATGGACCGAATCTTTACCGTTATATTTTTCATCGAGATGTTGATCAAGTGGCTTGCTCTTGGATTCCAGAAATATTTCACGAATGCCTGGTGTTGGCTTGATTTCATCATTGTTATG GTCTCGCTTATAAACTTCGTAGCGGCGCTTTGTGGCGCCGGTGGCATTCAGGCGTTCAAAACGATGAGAACGCTTCGAGCCCTTCGACCGCTCAGGGCTATGAGCCGCATGCAGGGCATGAGG GTGGTAGTGAATGCTCTGGTGCAAGCGATCCCATCCATCTTCAACGTGCTGCTCGTGTGTCTGATATTCTGGCTTATCTTTGCTATTATGGGTGTACAACTCTTCGctggaaaatattttaag TGCGTCGACATGAACCACACAACTCTAAGCCATGAAATTATCCCAGATAGAAATGCTTGTATTTTAGAAAACTACACCTGGGAAAACTCCCCAATGAATTTCGACCATGTTGGCAAGGCTTATTTATGTCTATTTCAAGTTGCTACTTTCAAAGGCTGGATTCAAATCATGAATGATGCTATCGATTCACGAGAG GTTGGTCGTCAGCCCATTCGAGAAAccaatatatacatgtatttgtattttgtattcttCATAATTTTCGGCTCGTTTTTCACTCTTAACCTATTCATTGGTgtgattattgataattttaatgaacaaaAGAAGAAAGCAGGAGGCAGTCTTGAAATGTTTATGACAGAAGATCAGAAAAAGTATTACAATGCTATGAAAAAAATGGGATCGAAAAAGCCCCTTAAAGCAATTCCCAGGCCAAGG TGGCGGCCGCAAGCAATCGTATTTGAGATTGTAACAGATAAGAAATTTGATATGATCATTATGTTGTTTATTGGCCTTAATATGTTAACTATGACCCTCGATCATTATCAACAATCAGAAACATTCAGTGCTGTGTTGGACTatcttaatatgatatttatcgtAATATTTAGTTCAGAGTGCTTACTTAAGATCTTTGCCCTGCGATACCATTACTTTGTGGAGCCATGGAATCTATTTGATTTTGTCGTTGTAATGTTTTCTATACTTA GCTTGGTGTTGAGCGATATCATAGAAAAGTACTTTGTTTCACCGACTTTACTCAGAGTTGTCAGAGTGGCAAAAGTTGGTAGAGTACTTCGACTTGTTAAAGGTGCAAAGGGCATTCGAACATTACTGTTCGCTCTGGCCATGTCACTGCCAGCTCTCTTTAACATTTGTCTGCTGCTATTTCTTGTAATGTTTATCTTCGCAATATTTGGAATGTCATTTTTCATGCATGTTAAAGACAAAGGAGGCCTAGATGACGTGTACAACTTCAAAACTTTCGTGCAAAGTATGATTCTACTATTTCAG ATGTCTACATCGGCGGGTTGGGATGGTGTGTTAGACGGTATTATAAATGAGGAAGAGTGTGATTTGCCGGACAACGAACGTGGGTCACCTGGCAACTGTGGCTCTGCGACGATAGGCATTACCTACTTACTGTCATATCTGGTGATCTCTTTCCTCATCGTTATTAACATGTACATTGCCGTTATTCTCGAAAATTATTCTCAG GCAACCGAAGACGTACAGGAAGGCCTAACTGACGACGACTACGACATGTACTACGAGATATGGCAGCGGTTTGATCCCGAAGGAACACAATACATCAGATACGATCAACTATCTGATTTCTTAGACGTTCTCGAGCCGCCTTTACAAATCCACAAAcctaacaaatacaaaattatatccaTGGACATACCTATATGTCGCGGTGATATGATGTTCTGCGTTGACATCTTAGATGCGCTCACGAAAGACTTCTTTGCGAGAAAGGGCAATCCCATCGAGGAACCGGTCGACGTGGGAAGGCCCGACGAAGTGGGCTACGAGCCCGTGTCGTCAACGCTATGGAGACAACGTGAAGAGTACTGCGCGCGGCTGATCCAGCACGCGTGGCGGAGACACCGGCGAGCGCAGTCGCCAGGTGGCGGCTCCGCGTCGGGCGCTGAGGGCGGCGGCGCGAGCGGACCGGAGGCGGAAGGCGCCCCGACGGCCGTGCTGCTGGACGCGGGCGCTGGCGGCGCGCACCGCGTGGTGCTGCAGGCGGCCGGGGCGGCGCCGCGCCCGCCCgagcccgcgccgccgcccgcgcccgtcTGA